Proteins encoded within one genomic window of Perognathus longimembris pacificus isolate PPM17 chromosome 28, ASM2315922v1, whole genome shotgun sequence:
- the Rbmx2 gene encoding RNA-binding motif protein, X-linked 2, whose translation MNPLTKVKLINELNEREVQLGVADKVSWHSEYKDSAWIFLGGLPYELTEGDIICVFSQYGEVVNINLVRDKKTGKSKGFCFLCYEDQRSTILAVDNFNGIKIKGRTIRVDHVANYRVPKDSEDLDDVTKQLQEKGCGATTPSSSSSDDSEDDSFPPNTQKDIKEKQKSKKDKEKIGREVQVEQISSSPRSKTTKVKDAHGAKKHSSKNSDRLEKAESREGRKHHSDSPEVGTSYRGGTEDPERELKKEKSKHEHKSSSRKEGREDKNRDRERGRNSESHLSRRSGHSEGRSHRSRSRSRDKYHRYNKDQYFREWESSNSSDRRHH comes from the exons ATGAA CCCTTTAACTAAAGTGAAGCTGATTAACGAGCTGAATGAGCGAGAGGTCCAACTTGGGGTGGCTGATAAAGTGTCCTGGCACTCAGAATACAAGGACAGCGCTTGGATCTTTCTGG GAGGGCTTCCTTATGAACTCACTGAAGGAGACATCATCTGTGTGTTCTCACA ATATGGCGAAGTTGTTAACATTAATCTTGTACGAGACAAAAAGACTGGAAAATCCAAAggattttgtttcctgtgttatGAAGACCAGAGGAGTACAATTCTGGCTGTTGACAATTTTAATGGGATCAAG ATCAAGGGAAGAACTATCCGTGTGGACCATGTAGCAAACTACCGGGTTCCTAAGGACTCAGAAGACCTGGATGATGTGACCAAACAGCTCCAGGAAAAGGGCTGTGGGGCTACTACCCCGTCCTCGAGTTCGTCTGATGACTCTGAAGATGACAGCTTCCCCCCAAATACTCAAAAAG acataaaagaaaaacagaaaagcaagaaagacaaagagaagattGGAAGGGAGGTCCAAGTAGAACAAATATCTTCATCTCCTAGAAGCAAGACAACAAAGGTAAAGGATGCGCATGGTGCTAAGAAGCACAGCAGCAAGAACTCGGATAGACTTGAGAAGGCTGAGTCCAGAGAGGGCCGGAAGCACCATTCAGACTCCCCTGAGGTCGGGACTTCCTACCGTGGTGGAACAGAGGATCCGGAGAGGGAGCTGAAGAAGGAGAAGTCCAAGCATGAGCACAAGTCCTCAagcaggaaagagggaagagaagacaagAACAGGGATAGGGAGAGAGGGCGGAACTCGGAATCACATCTTAGCCGGCGCAGTGGGCATTCGGAAGGACGGAGCCACAGGAGTAGAAGTAGGAGCCGAGATAAGTACCATAGGTATAATAAGGACCAGTATTTCCGAGAATGGGAGTCCTCCAATTCAAGTGACCGCAGACATCACTGA